A single region of the Triticum dicoccoides isolate Atlit2015 ecotype Zavitan chromosome 2B, WEW_v2.0, whole genome shotgun sequence genome encodes:
- the LOC119366308 gene encoding plant UBX domain-containing protein 7-like, with translation MTSWHLEEALQLFYIDGEAALAGAHPPAQSAAEAALAAAAAAAEVEEGFRFHPPPAAALEDGMLQGLGDDGDVRAPLPVRRETLYGDTPMIVTRPNATVAFRNFEEEARQSAWDSEQNATSSSRDNLASLYRPPFDLMFNGPFDKAKLEASSLDKWLLINLQSTEEFSSHMLNRDTWANEAVAQTIRSNLIFWQVYQDTGEGRKVCTYYHLVSVPAILLIDPITGQKMRGWSGMVYPDSLLEDLMPYLEKGPKEHHAAQPQKRPRKVDQETSMVRQGKTAVESEDEELARAVAASLEENKGAGGSDAADEKPNPVEETEPSLSVKIEYPPLPEEPKVSRDLLCRVAVRLPDGRRIQRNFLHTDPIKLLWSFCSSQVEEGEKRAFHFGQPIPGAAINKLQYGSEQTFKEAGLANSMINLLWD, from the exons ATGACGAGCTGGCATCTCGAGGAGGCGCTGCAGCTCTTCTACATCGACGGGGAGGCCGCGCTCGCCGGGGCGCATCCGCCGGCCCAGTCGGCCGCCGAGGccgcgctggcggcggcggccgccgccgccgaggtggaGGAGGGGTTCAG GTTCCATCCGCCGCCGGCAGCCGCGCTTGAAGATGGGATGCTGCAGGGGCTGGGGGACGACGGCGACGTCCGTGCGCCGCTGCCTGTGAGGCGCGAGACTCTCTACGGCGACACCCCGATGATTGT GACCCGGCCGAATGCGACAGTTGCATTTCGTAACTTTGAAGAGGAGGCAAGACAATCTGCTTGGGATTCTGAACAGAATGCCACATCCAGTTCTCGTGATAATCTGGCTTCTTTATATCGCCCACCTTTCGATTTGATGTTCAATGGACCATTTGACAAG GCAAAGTTAGAGGCCTCTTCTCTAGACAAGTGGCTCTTGATCAATTTGCAGTCAACAGAAGAGTTCAGCTCTCACATG CTTAATCGAGACACTTGGGCAAATGAAGCGGTGGCTCAAACAATCAGGTCAAACTTGATTTTCTGGCAG GTTTATCAAGATACCGGTGAGGGGAGGAAGGTATGCACCTACTACCATTTGGTCTCTGTTCCTGCCATTCTCCTAATTGACCCCATCACTGGACAAAAAATGCGTGGTTGGAGTGGAATGGTTTACCCGGACAGTTTGCTGGAG GATCTGATGCCTTACCTGGAGAAAGGTCCAAAGGAGCACCATGCTGCTCAACCTCAAAAACGCCCAAGAAAAGTTGACCAGGAAACCTCTATGGTTAGGCAAG GTAAAACAGCTGTAGAGAGTGAAGATGAAGAACTAGCACGGGCGGTGGCGGCTTCCTTGGAGGAGAACAAAGGAGCCGGGGGATCGGATGCCGCTGATGAGAAGCCTAACCCCGTGGAAGAGACGGAGCCGAGTTTGAGCGTGAAGATCGAGTATCCCCCTCTACCCGAAGAGCCGAAAGTGAGCAGGGACCTTCTCTGCAGGGTCGCCGTCCGGCTGCCCGACGGCCGGAGGATCCAGAGGAATTTCCTCCACACAGACCCAATCAAG CTGCTGTGGTCGTTCTGCTCCTCTCAGGTGGAGGAAGGCGAGAAGCGGGCcttccacttcgggcagcccatcccGGGCGCGGCCATCAACAAGCTGCAGTACGGGAGCGAGCAGACCTTCAAGGAGGCCGGGCTGGCCAACTCCATGATCAACCTCTTGTGGGACTAG